The nucleotide window CAATCGTCGCGAAATTACCCGATTCCTCTGAACTTTATGAAGAACCTGTTGCTCCTCCTCCTCACCCTGTTCCTCGTTCCTGCCCTCTCAGCCAAGAAGGTCCCGATCATTTTCGACACCGACCTCGGAACGGATATCGATGACACATGGGCGCTCGCGCAGATCCTGAGATCGCCCGAATTGGACGTGAAGCTGGTGGTGTCCGACTCCGGTGATACCCGGTACCGGGCCGCCTTGATCACAAAATTCCTGCAGACCGTGGGGCGTTCTGACATCCCAGTCGGCGTGGGGCATTTCGTCGGCCCAATGGGCGATGACGTGAAGAATCAGTTGCCGTGGCTGCGCGACTACGACATCGCGAGTTACCCTGGCACGCTGCACGAAGATGGGGTTGGCGCAATGATCGATCTGATCATGAACTCGCCGGAGACGCTCACCGTGGTCGCGGTGGGCCCGTGCCCGAACATCAAGCGCGCCTTGGAGCGCGAACCCAGAATCGCCGAAAAATGCCGATTCGTCGGGATGTACGGCAGCTTCAATGTGGGCTACGAACCGGGGAGCACGCCTGCAGCCGAGGCGAACGTCGTCGTCGATCCCGCTGCGCTGCGCGCCGTTATGGCCGCTCCATGGAAGGATATCCTGCTGACGCCCCTCGACACTTGCGGAACGATCACCATTAGCGGTGAGGACTACCGGAAGATCTGGTGTGCGATGGATGACGTCATGTTGAAGGCGCTGATTGAGAACTACTGCCACTTCGCGGGCCGCGTCCGTTGGATGAACTGCAACTGGTTCACCCAGAACTCGACCACGCTCTTCGATTGCGTCGCCGTGTACCTCGCCTACGACGAGTCCCTCGTTAACGTGGAGACGGTTATGTTCGACATCACTGACGATGGCTACACCCGCGCCTCGCCCACAGGTGCCTTCAAGGCCAGGGTCGCGATGACCTGGAAGGATGAGGCTGCATTTGAACACGACCTTGCCAGCCGGTTGCTGCGCCGCTGACTCAGGTTGACGCTTTCCTTTCGAGGGCGTCGGACTGGTTTACGGCGCCCCATGACGTCCCGACGCATTCCTTAGCTTCTCGAGCCTGTCTGGTCGCGCTCCTGGCCGCAACTCCTTGCTCGAATTCAGCCGACCAAGGCACGGCAGGCGCCGGCGAGCGAACGCCCCCGGCGCTCCGAGTACTTTGAATCCATACGCCTGGAGCTCAAGCGGCGCTAGCCGCTCGTCTCAAACGCGACCCCACTTGCGGAGTTGTTCGAAGCTTTGGCGAACACTCTCGAGTGGGGCATGGCTGTAGTTTTCCTGTTCGAAGACGTGCCATTCCAACCAAGGCATTTGATCCAGCAGGGTGAAGAGCGTGGGAAAGTCGACGGGACCTGTCCCCAGTTCCTTTTGATCCTTCAGGTGGACAAGTGCGCAGCGCGTGCCGAGGCGTCGCAGTAGCTCGACCGGATTGAGGCCCGCATACTTCACCC belongs to Opitutaceae bacterium and includes:
- a CDS encoding nucleoside hydrolase; this translates as MKNLLLLLLTLFLVPALSAKKVPIIFDTDLGTDIDDTWALAQILRSPELDVKLVVSDSGDTRYRAALITKFLQTVGRSDIPVGVGHFVGPMGDDVKNQLPWLRDYDIASYPGTLHEDGVGAMIDLIMNSPETLTVVAVGPCPNIKRALEREPRIAEKCRFVGMYGSFNVGYEPGSTPAAEANVVVDPAALRAVMAAPWKDILLTPLDTCGTITISGEDYRKIWCAMDDVMLKALIENYCHFAGRVRWMNCNWFTQNSTTLFDCVAVYLAYDESLVNVETVMFDITDDGYTRASPTGAFKARVAMTWKDEAAFEHDLASRLLRR